In Vicinamibacterales bacterium, one DNA window encodes the following:
- the lnt gene encoding apolipoprotein N-acyltransferase, with amino-acid sequence MDFALALLSGALLALSFPKFGHPAFAWIALAPLLVAIAHRPQPRRRAFALGLTTGVVYFCGTLYWLVETMTTFGGLNTATAAFAAGVLIAYLSLYPALFAMIQARLVRTMGRQALLLSPAVWVASEMGRTYVLDGFPWELLGYSQTSVLPVAQAASVVGVYGLSALVALVSAAAAYIALERSGRRWRVAAVVAVVLLGTAAWGTFRIARGTLRSSGVPVRVAVLQGNIPQDQKWDPAMRGVIMQRYIDMTREAIGRNAEFILWPESATPLPYERDLGGGEAIRRLARQGKVTLLIGSDQIEPVQPIEAGKPPAERWYNAAYLIQPTGETAAVYRKIHLVPFGEYVPFSRLLYFVGPLVEAVSDFTPGSEAVMLPVRGGRASTAICYEVIYSSLMRAFVTHGSELLTTITNDAWYGWSSAAYQHWQQASLRSIEQGRYLARAANTGISGFVDPYGRVLQQSNMFQTAVMAEDLRFITERTIYSYIGDAAGWVSVAITLAALIATRRKLR; translated from the coding sequence TTGGATTTCGCCCTCGCGCTCCTCTCCGGCGCGCTGCTCGCGCTGAGCTTCCCGAAGTTCGGCCATCCCGCGTTCGCCTGGATCGCGCTCGCGCCGCTGCTGGTCGCGATCGCCCACCGGCCGCAGCCGCGGCGGCGCGCCTTCGCGCTCGGCCTCACCACCGGCGTCGTCTACTTCTGCGGCACGCTCTACTGGCTCGTCGAGACGATGACGACGTTCGGCGGACTCAACACGGCGACCGCCGCGTTCGCCGCCGGCGTGCTCATCGCCTACCTGTCGCTCTACCCGGCGCTGTTCGCCATGATCCAGGCGCGGCTGGTGCGGACGATGGGGAGGCAGGCGCTCCTCCTGTCGCCCGCCGTGTGGGTGGCGAGCGAAATGGGGCGGACCTACGTGCTGGACGGCTTCCCGTGGGAGCTGCTCGGCTACTCCCAGACGAGCGTGCTGCCCGTCGCGCAGGCCGCCAGCGTGGTGGGCGTCTACGGTCTGTCGGCGCTGGTCGCGCTGGTGAGCGCGGCGGCGGCCTACATTGCGTTGGAGCGCTCGGGCCGCCGCTGGCGCGTGGCGGCGGTGGTGGCCGTGGTGCTGCTCGGCACGGCCGCGTGGGGGACGTTCCGGATCGCCCGCGGGACGCTGCGATCGTCCGGCGTCCCCGTCCGGGTGGCGGTGCTGCAGGGGAACATCCCGCAGGATCAGAAGTGGGACCCGGCGATGCGCGGCGTGATCATGCAGCGCTACATCGACATGACGCGCGAAGCGATCGGCCGCAACGCGGAGTTCATCCTGTGGCCCGAGTCGGCGACGCCGCTGCCGTACGAGCGCGACCTCGGCGGCGGCGAGGCGATCCGCCGGCTGGCGCGGCAAGGGAAGGTCACGCTGCTGATCGGCAGCGATCAGATCGAACCGGTGCAGCCGATCGAGGCAGGGAAGCCGCCGGCGGAGCGGTGGTACAACGCCGCCTATCTGATTCAGCCGACGGGGGAGACCGCGGCGGTCTACCGCAAGATCCATCTCGTCCCCTTCGGCGAGTACGTGCCGTTCAGCCGCCTGCTGTACTTCGTGGGACCGCTGGTCGAGGCGGTCTCGGACTTCACGCCAGGGTCGGAGGCGGTGATGCTGCCGGTGCGCGGCGGGAGGGCGAGCACCGCGATCTGCTACGAGGTGATCTACTCGAGCCTGATGCGCGCATTCGTCACGCACGGCAGCGAGCTGCTCACCACCATCACCAACGACGCGTGGTACGGCTGGTCCTCGGCCGCCTACCAGCACTGGCAGCAGGCGTCGCTGCGCTCGATCGAGCAGGGACGCTACCTGGCGCGCGCCGCGAACACGGGGATCAGCGGCTTCGTCGATCCCTACGGCCGCGTGCTGCAGCAGTCGAACATGTTCCAGACCGCGGTGATGGCCGAAGACCTCCGGTTCATCACCGAGCGCACGATCTACAGCTACATCGGCGACGCGGCGGGCTGGGTCAGCGTGGCGATCACGCTCGCCGCGCTCATCGCCACGCGCCGCAAGTTAAGATAG
- a CDS encoding SPOR domain-containing protein: protein MSEPIQHDADDGFHEIQLSGKQLVFLFMAATTVLVVTFLCGVWVGRGVPNDRGVPSDNPDTMATAAPPPAATPSQPVASSGPPSAEPPAPASEREDELSYAKRLQADSTPTEKLKTPSAAPPPAAKEPPPPKPTPSPARPEPAAPQMTARPGAWIVQVVSLQDRAAAAAIARRLTGKGYPAFVLDPAAGGPRIYRVQVGGYSDKNDAEQASRRLERDEQFKPFVRAR, encoded by the coding sequence GTGAGCGAACCGATCCAGCACGACGCCGACGACGGCTTCCACGAGATCCAGCTCTCGGGCAAGCAGCTCGTCTTTCTCTTCATGGCCGCGACGACCGTGCTGGTCGTGACCTTTCTCTGCGGCGTGTGGGTCGGGCGGGGCGTGCCGAACGATCGCGGCGTGCCGTCCGACAACCCCGACACCATGGCCACCGCCGCGCCGCCGCCTGCCGCGACGCCGTCGCAGCCGGTCGCGTCGAGCGGTCCGCCGTCCGCCGAGCCGCCGGCCCCCGCGTCGGAGCGGGAGGACGAGCTGAGCTACGCCAAGCGTCTCCAGGCCGACTCCACGCCGACGGAAAAGCTGAAGACCCCGTCGGCCGCGCCGCCGCCCGCGGCGAAGGAACCGCCGCCGCCGAAGCCCACGCCCTCGCCGGCCAGGCCGGAGCCCGCGGCGCCGCAGATGACGGCGCGGCCGGGCGCGTGGATCGTGCAGGTCGTCTCGCTGCAGGATCGAGCGGCGGCCGCGGCCATCGCCAGGCGGCTCACCGGCAAGGGCTACCCGGCGTTCGTGCTCGATCCGGCCGCCGGCGGCCCCCGCATCTACCGCGTGCAGGTTGGCGGCTACTCCGACAAGAACGACGCCGAGCAGGCGTCGCGCCGCCTCGAGCGGGACGAACAATTCAAGCCGTTCGTCCGCGCCCGCTGA
- a CDS encoding slipin family protein gives MLSTPFFIIAVVLVFYVLGSIKIINEYERAVVFRLGKLLPLPKGPGVILVFAPIDRMARVSLRTIVMDVPSQDVITRDNVSVKVNAVVYFRVMDPRKAIVEVESYHYATSQLAQTTLRSVLGQVELDDLLSERERLNAQLQQILDQHTDPWGIKVSSVEVKHVDLPPDMQRAMARQAEAEREKRAKIIHAAGELEASEKLAAAATAMAIEPMTITLRYLQTLTEIAAEKNSTIIFPLPIELMNLLKTRP, from the coding sequence GTGCTGAGTACGCCGTTCTTCATCATCGCGGTGGTCCTCGTCTTCTACGTCCTCGGCTCGATCAAGATCATCAACGAGTACGAGCGCGCCGTCGTCTTCCGGCTCGGCAAGCTGCTGCCGCTGCCGAAGGGGCCGGGGGTGATTCTCGTCTTCGCGCCGATCGACAGGATGGCGCGGGTGAGCCTGCGGACGATCGTCATGGACGTGCCGTCGCAGGACGTCATCACCCGCGACAACGTCTCGGTGAAGGTCAACGCCGTCGTCTACTTCCGCGTCATGGATCCGCGCAAGGCCATCGTCGAGGTCGAGAGCTATCACTACGCCACCTCGCAGCTGGCCCAGACGACGCTGCGCAGCGTCCTCGGGCAGGTCGAGCTCGACGACCTGCTCTCGGAGCGCGAGCGGCTGAACGCGCAGCTGCAGCAGATCCTCGATCAGCACACCGATCCCTGGGGGATCAAGGTCTCGTCGGTCGAAGTGAAGCACGTCGATCTGCCGCCCGACATGCAGCGTGCGATGGCCCGCCAGGCGGAAGCCGAGCGCGAGAAGCGTGCTAAGATCATTCACGCGGCCGGAGAGCTCGAAGCGTCCGAGAAACTCGCGGCGGCCGCGACCGCGATGGCGATCGAGCCGATGACGATCACCCTGCGCTACCTGCAGACGCTGACCGAGATCGCCGCCGAGAAGAACTCGACCATCATCTTCCCGCTGCCGATCGAGCTGATGAACCTGTTGAAGACCAGGCCGTAG
- a CDS encoding nodulation protein NfeD produces the protein MRHARLLTTIGLIAVAGMLSAARDRAPVVYTATVDGIIHPVSSEFMRSVIARADAAGASLTVFTLRTPGGLLDSTRDIINAMIASKTPVAVFVGPSGNRAASAGFLITIAADVAAMSPGTHIGAAHPVAGNGEKIDDVMAKKMASDTAAYARTLAAQRGRNVPLVEQGVTESRSFTEQEASTASPPLVDVIAADVADLIRKLDGRTIRRFDGSTVTLKLANASIEQAEMTLPQKILSALAHPQIAYLLLTLGTLGLTIELWSPGAVAPGVVGGICLLLAFFALQVLPVSYAGLLLILLGFALLILEVKIVSHGLLAAGGIASLLFGSLMLIDSPLPEMQIGLRLILPLTLTLAAILLFLVRLGVKAQAQPAVTGESGMLQTFAQALTPIEPGGTGRVSTHGEIWTATSPDAIGAGDRVMVTAVNGLVLTVRRQ, from the coding sequence ATGCGACACGCACGGCTGCTCACGACAATCGGATTGATCGCGGTGGCGGGGATGCTCTCCGCCGCGCGGGACCGCGCCCCCGTCGTCTACACGGCCACGGTCGACGGGATCATCCACCCCGTCAGCTCCGAATTCATGCGATCGGTGATCGCGCGCGCCGACGCCGCCGGCGCGTCCCTGACGGTCTTCACGCTCCGCACGCCCGGCGGCCTGCTCGACTCCACCCGCGACATCATCAACGCGATGATCGCGTCGAAGACCCCGGTTGCCGTGTTCGTCGGGCCCTCCGGCAACCGCGCCGCGTCCGCCGGCTTTCTCATCACCATCGCCGCCGACGTCGCCGCGATGTCGCCGGGGACGCACATCGGCGCGGCGCATCCCGTCGCCGGCAACGGCGAGAAGATCGACGACGTGATGGCGAAGAAGATGGCCTCGGACACCGCGGCCTACGCCCGCACGCTGGCGGCGCAGCGCGGACGCAACGTTCCCCTGGTGGAGCAGGGCGTCACCGAAAGCCGGTCCTTCACCGAGCAGGAAGCGTCGACGGCGTCGCCGCCGCTGGTGGACGTCATCGCCGCCGACGTCGCCGACCTGATCCGGAAGCTGGACGGCCGCACCATTCGCCGCTTCGACGGCAGCACCGTGACGCTGAAGCTCGCGAACGCGTCGATCGAGCAGGCAGAGATGACGCTGCCGCAGAAGATCCTGTCGGCGCTCGCCCATCCACAGATCGCGTATCTGCTGCTGACCCTCGGCACGCTCGGGCTGACGATCGAACTGTGGAGCCCCGGCGCGGTGGCGCCCGGGGTCGTCGGCGGGATCTGTCTGCTGCTCGCGTTCTTCGCGCTGCAGGTGCTGCCGGTGAGCTACGCCGGCCTGCTGCTGATCCTGCTCGGCTTCGCGCTGCTCATCCTCGAAGTCAAGATCGTCAGCCACGGCCTGCTCGCCGCAGGCGGCATCGCCAGCCTGCTGTTCGGATCGCTGATGCTGATCGACTCGCCGCTGCCCGAGATGCAGATCGGGCTCCGCCTGATCCTGCCGCTCACCCTGACGCTCGCCGCGATCCTGCTGTTCCTGGTCCGCCTGGGGGTCAAGGCGCAGGCGCAGCCCGCGGTCACCGGGGAAAGCGGTATGCTGCAGACGTTCGCCCAGGCGCTGACACCGATCGAGCCGGGAGGCACGGGCCGTGTCTCCACGCACGGCGAGATCTGGACCGCGACGTCGCCGGACGCGATTGGCGCCGGCGATCGCGTCATGGTGACGGCGGTCAACGGCCTGGTGCTGACGGTGAGACGTCAGTAG
- a CDS encoding tetratricopeptide repeat protein, whose amino-acid sequence MLPLLALLATAAPAADQASPVPPLPAPRILVVPFEAPPRDGRTYWLGEGVALLIADDINARALGAITRTSRERAYEQLHLPASAVLSRATVIKVGEIVGASQVIAGEVSVDGDAFTIRGRSIRIDVGRADGEIVERGRLADLFAVVQRAARRLVPGGSDAGAGPAPSLQAFEQFVKGLLAEQPASQAAFLEAALKLEPGYDRARLALWEVRTAQGDHAAALAAVRAVNEKARWSRRARFVSAVSMTELQQFDDAFTTLKALNDAEPSAAIFNNLGVIQIRRGGTEAGRPTYFLTKAAELDPDDPDILFNLGYAYALDRDPQGAIYWLREALRRNPADGDAHVVLAAALDSSGSTVEAARERELAQQLSTRHADAAAAGDRLPRGLERARQDMDPVRGSVIDRAITSTAQRDQQELARFHLERGRRLYEQERDREAAGELRRAVFLSPYEAEAHLLLGRIDLRGGRPQDAVAALKISIWSKDTPTARVALADAYLRLKDTASARTHAQKALAMDPTSLEAATMLRRIEGGG is encoded by the coding sequence ATGCTGCCGCTGCTGGCGCTGCTCGCGACCGCGGCTCCGGCCGCGGACCAGGCCTCGCCGGTGCCGCCGCTGCCGGCGCCGCGGATCCTCGTCGTGCCGTTCGAGGCCCCGCCGCGCGACGGGCGGACGTACTGGCTCGGCGAAGGGGTCGCGCTCCTCATCGCCGACGACATCAACGCGCGCGCCCTGGGCGCGATCACCCGCACGTCCCGCGAGCGCGCCTACGAACAGCTGCACCTGCCCGCCAGCGCGGTGTTGAGCCGCGCGACCGTGATCAAGGTCGGCGAGATCGTCGGCGCTTCGCAGGTGATTGCCGGAGAAGTGTCGGTCGACGGGGATGCGTTCACCATCCGGGGACGCTCGATCCGCATCGACGTCGGGCGCGCGGACGGGGAGATCGTCGAGCGCGGCCGTCTCGCAGACCTCTTCGCCGTCGTCCAGCGCGCGGCGCGCCGCCTCGTGCCCGGCGGCTCGGACGCGGGCGCCGGTCCGGCGCCGTCGCTGCAGGCCTTCGAACAGTTCGTGAAGGGGCTGCTCGCCGAACAGCCCGCCAGCCAGGCCGCGTTCCTCGAAGCGGCCCTGAAGCTGGAGCCCGGGTACGATCGCGCGCGTCTGGCGCTCTGGGAGGTCCGCACCGCGCAGGGAGACCACGCCGCCGCTCTCGCGGCCGTGCGCGCCGTGAACGAAAAGGCGCGCTGGTCCCGCCGCGCGCGGTTCGTTTCGGCGGTGTCGATGACGGAATTGCAGCAGTTCGACGACGCGTTCACGACGCTGAAGGCGCTGAACGACGCGGAGCCGTCCGCCGCCATCTTCAACAACCTCGGCGTGATCCAGATCCGCCGCGGCGGGACGGAGGCCGGCCGGCCGACCTACTTCCTGACCAAGGCGGCGGAGCTCGACCCCGACGATCCGGACATCCTGTTCAATCTCGGCTACGCCTACGCGCTCGATCGCGATCCGCAGGGCGCGATCTACTGGCTGCGCGAGGCGCTGCGCCGCAACCCCGCCGACGGCGACGCGCACGTCGTCCTCGCCGCCGCGCTCGACTCGTCGGGCAGCACGGTCGAGGCCGCGCGCGAGCGTGAGCTGGCGCAGCAGTTGTCGACGCGGCATGCCGATGCCGCGGCGGCCGGCGATCGCCTGCCCCGCGGCCTCGAACGCGCGCGGCAGGACATGGATCCGGTCCGAGGCAGCGTCATCGATCGCGCCATCACCTCCACCGCACAGCGGGATCAACAGGAGCTGGCGCGGTTTCATCTCGAGCGCGGCCGCCGGCTCTACGAGCAGGAACGCGATCGCGAGGCCGCCGGCGAGCTGCGCCGCGCCGTGTTCCTGTCGCCGTACGAGGCGGAGGCGCACCTGCTCCTCGGGCGGATCGACCTTCGCGGCGGACGGCCGCAGGATGCGGTGGCGGCTCTGAAGATTTCGATCTGGAGCAAGGACACGCCGACCGCGCGCGTCGCCCTGGCGGACGCGTATCTCCGGCTGAAGGACACCGCCTCGGCGCGGACGCACGCGCAGAAGGCGCTGGCGATGGATCCGACGTCCCTGGAGGCGGCAACGATGCTGCGGCGTATCGAAGGGGGCGGCTGA
- a CDS encoding molybdenum cofactor guanylyltransferase, translated as MALGVSAAILAGGRARRLGGADKASLTVGRARIIDRQLAALSAVADDIRIVCNDPRRYADLGIRVIADAIPGAGPLGGIYSALLDAAHEHVLIVACDLPFVTAALLERLAAESLGWPETDAVVPRSARGLEPLCAVYRRRCAAAARRRIEQGTLQAAGLLEDVRARILEPDALAPYDEGALFENVNTPHDHQRARGWVELNEKPSKDRITE; from the coding sequence GTGGCACTCGGCGTCTCGGCGGCCATCCTTGCCGGCGGCCGCGCGCGGCGGCTGGGCGGCGCCGACAAAGCGTCGCTGACCGTCGGACGCGCGCGCATCATCGATCGACAGCTTGCAGCGCTCTCGGCGGTGGCGGACGACATCCGGATCGTGTGCAACGATCCCCGGCGCTACGCCGATCTCGGGATCCGCGTGATCGCGGATGCCATCCCGGGCGCCGGCCCGCTGGGCGGGATCTACAGCGCGCTGCTGGACGCGGCGCACGAGCACGTGCTGATCGTCGCCTGCGATCTGCCGTTCGTGACCGCCGCGCTGCTCGAACGGCTGGCGGCGGAAAGTCTCGGCTGGCCGGAGACCGATGCCGTGGTGCCCCGCTCCGCGCGCGGACTGGAGCCGCTGTGCGCCGTCTACCGGAGGCGCTGCGCGGCGGCGGCCAGACGCCGCATCGAACAGGGAACGCTTCAGGCCGCTGGACTGCTGGAGGACGTGAGGGCGCGCATCCTGGAACCGGATGCGCTGGCGCCCTACGACGAAGGCGCGCTCTTCGAGAACGTCAACACGCCGCATGATCACCAACGCGCCAGGGGTTGGGTTGAACTGAATGAGAAACCGTCCAAAGATCGTATCACGGAATAA
- a CDS encoding arginine--tRNA ligase, with product MILPVHDLVRRRIADTVGRLYNLSPDDPAVADPALETPPRRALGDIAVPVAFALARRLRKAPRAIAQELAAALGAIDGISRVEAAPNGYLNLFLDRPYWLRQWLGPRTSSGSPGDRSKTIVEHTAINPNKAAHIGHLRNATTGDAFGRLLRFQGREVEIQNYIDDTGVQVADVVVGFRELERKTLDEVRTLAGTTRFDYYCWDLYARVTEWYEGDKERLKIRSAALHAIEHGGNDTAAMAAFIADRIVRCHLQTMRRLNIGYDLLTWEGDILRLHFWSHAFEFLKKTGEVYLQTDGKLAGCWVMKIEDEPDAPDTGTREAAGEPDDSEPREKVIVRSDGTVTYVGKDMAYQMWKFGVLGKDFHYRIFETDPDGRVLFSTTSDPAADVQGHPQFGRASMVCNVIDTRQAYLQKLLKQALAALGFEQQARQSVHYSYEMVALTHSTARELGYEPSEDGGKPFVEVSGRKGLGVKADDLIDRLTAKAAAEVAKRNPEFSPEDVRRTAETIAVAAVRYFMVKFSRGKVIAFDIDEALSFEGESGPYLQYAVVRANNIFGKLKEREGVDAAAVRSALPSLAPDALVNGEDADELWGLVLEAARLDDVVDQAVRTLELSVVAKYAFGLAQQFNAFYHVYPVLKEDRADVRLWRAAAIAYYRQQLTQALDLMGCRVPERM from the coding sequence GTGATTCTGCCCGTCCACGACCTCGTTCGCCGCCGCATCGCCGACACGGTCGGCCGCCTCTACAACCTGTCTCCGGACGATCCCGCCGTCGCCGATCCGGCGCTCGAGACCCCGCCCAGGCGGGCGCTCGGCGACATCGCCGTCCCGGTCGCCTTCGCGCTGGCGCGCCGCCTGCGCAAGGCGCCGCGCGCCATCGCGCAGGAGCTCGCCGCGGCCCTCGGCGCGATCGACGGCATCAGCCGGGTCGAGGCCGCGCCGAACGGATATCTCAACCTGTTTCTCGATCGTCCCTACTGGCTCAGGCAGTGGCTCGGGCCGCGAACGTCGAGCGGCTCGCCGGGGGATCGCAGCAAGACGATCGTGGAACACACCGCGATCAACCCGAACAAGGCGGCGCACATCGGCCACCTGCGCAACGCCACGACCGGCGACGCGTTCGGCCGGCTGCTGCGGTTTCAGGGGCGCGAGGTCGAGATCCAGAACTACATCGACGACACCGGCGTCCAGGTTGCCGACGTCGTCGTCGGGTTCCGCGAGCTGGAGCGCAAGACGCTCGACGAGGTCCGCACGCTCGCCGGCACGACGCGCTTCGATTACTACTGCTGGGATCTCTACGCCAGGGTCACGGAGTGGTACGAGGGGGACAAGGAACGGCTGAAGATCCGCAGCGCCGCACTGCACGCCATCGAGCACGGCGGCAACGACACTGCGGCCATGGCGGCGTTCATCGCCGACCGCATCGTCCGCTGCCACCTGCAGACCATGCGGCGCCTGAACATCGGCTACGACCTCCTCACTTGGGAGGGGGACATCCTGCGGCTCCACTTCTGGTCGCACGCGTTCGAGTTCCTCAAGAAGACCGGCGAGGTCTACCTGCAGACCGACGGCAAGCTCGCCGGCTGCTGGGTGATGAAGATCGAAGACGAGCCCGACGCACCGGACACCGGAACGCGGGAAGCGGCCGGCGAGCCCGACGACAGCGAGCCCAGGGAAAAGGTGATCGTGAGGTCCGACGGCACCGTCACCTACGTCGGCAAGGACATGGCGTATCAGATGTGGAAGTTCGGCGTGCTCGGCAAGGACTTCCACTACCGCATCTTCGAGACCGACCCGGACGGGCGGGTGCTGTTCTCGACGACGTCGGATCCCGCCGCCGACGTCCAGGGGCACCCGCAGTTCGGGCGCGCCTCGATGGTGTGCAACGTCATCGACACGCGGCAGGCGTACCTGCAGAAACTGCTGAAACAGGCGCTCGCCGCGCTCGGGTTCGAGCAGCAGGCGCGGCAATCGGTGCACTACTCGTACGAGATGGTGGCCCTCACTCACAGCACGGCGCGCGAGCTCGGCTACGAGCCGAGCGAAGACGGCGGCAAGCCGTTCGTCGAGGTCTCGGGGCGTAAAGGGCTCGGCGTCAAGGCGGACGACCTGATCGATCGCCTCACCGCCAAGGCCGCGGCGGAAGTCGCCAAGCGCAATCCGGAGTTCAGTCCCGAAGACGTCCGCCGCACCGCCGAGACCATTGCCGTCGCCGCGGTTCGCTACTTCATGGTCAAGTTCTCGCGCGGCAAGGTCATCGCGTTCGACATCGACGAAGCGCTCAGCTTCGAAGGTGAGAGCGGCCCGTACCTGCAATACGCCGTCGTGCGTGCGAACAACATCTTCGGCAAGCTGAAAGAGCGCGAAGGGGTGGACGCCGCGGCCGTCAGGTCGGCCCTGCCCTCGCTGGCGCCCGACGCGCTGGTCAACGGCGAGGACGCGGATGAATTATGGGGCCTGGTGCTCGAAGCGGCACGCCTGGACGACGTGGTGGATCAGGCGGTGCGGACGCTGGAGCTCTCCGTGGTCGCCAAGTACGCGTTCGGGCTCGCCCAGCAGTTCAACGCGTTCTACCACGTCTATCCCGTACTCAAGGAAGACCGCGCCGACGTGCGGCTCTGGCGCGCCGCCGCGATCGCCTACTACCGGCAGCAGCTCACGCAGGCCCTCGATCTGATGGGGTGCCGCGTGCCGGAGCGGATGTGA
- a CDS encoding gamma-glutamyl-gamma-aminobutyrate hydrolase family protein (Members of this family of hydrolases with an active site Cys residue belong to MEROPS family C26.), whose translation MAARIGITPCSRLDDYVESVKRAGGEPIVLRDSDDPARVIGSLDGLLLTGGLDVDPSLYAETPHETTQAAPERDRFEVPLSKAAMAEDLPIFAICRGVQVLNVAGGGSLVQDIPSAVETDLNHAVDVPKDHHAHPVKIAPGSRLAAALGPEADLETCPVNSRHHQSVARVAPQFVVSAVSPDGVVEAIERPDRTFCVGVQWHPENFVDSGEFSGLFKEFVAAASKRRRAARRG comes from the coding sequence ATGGCCGCCCGCATCGGCATCACACCGTGCAGCCGGCTGGACGACTACGTCGAGTCGGTGAAGCGCGCCGGCGGCGAGCCGATCGTCCTGCGCGACTCCGACGACCCGGCACGAGTCATCGGCAGTCTCGACGGCCTGCTGCTGACCGGCGGCCTCGACGTCGACCCCTCGCTCTACGCGGAAACGCCGCACGAGACGACGCAGGCGGCGCCGGAGCGGGATCGCTTCGAGGTCCCGCTGTCGAAGGCCGCGATGGCGGAGGATCTCCCGATCTTCGCCATCTGCCGCGGCGTCCAGGTGCTGAACGTCGCCGGCGGCGGATCGCTCGTCCAGGACATCCCGTCCGCGGTGGAGACGGATCTGAATCATGCGGTGGACGTGCCGAAGGATCATCACGCCCACCCCGTGAAGATTGCTCCCGGCTCCCGCCTCGCCGCAGCGCTCGGTCCCGAAGCCGACCTGGAGACGTGCCCCGTCAACAGCCGCCATCATCAGTCGGTGGCGCGCGTCGCACCGCAGTTCGTCGTCTCTGCCGTGTCTCCGGACGGCGTGGTCGAAGCGATCGAGCGGCCGGACCGGACGTTCTGCGTCGGCGTGCAGTGGCACCCCGAGAACTTCGTCGACAGCGGCGAGTTCTCCGGACTGTTCAAGGAGTTCGTCGCCGCGGCGTCGAAGCGGCGCCGCGCCGCTAGGCGCGGATGA
- a CDS encoding TRAM domain-containing protein, whose translation MSLAEGQEVALVIEKPAAGGRMIARHLGQVVLVRGAIPGERVRAWIERAERQMAFAVTREVVEPSPDRRPSGPDPLCGGALYSHIRYDRQLAIKSDVIRDAFARLGRHPIENAVSVAGSPEEGYRMRARFHVRAGRAGFYREGTHELCDAGGTHQLGDAAVSAVTALAEALERDTAGAVTSIAVTENIAATERAVHLDLAPGARPTTASLERHAAAAGLRGISARTAAGEALVAGDPIVRDPLSALVADDASGAVLQRHAESFFQGNRFLLRDLVTAVVGAVPDDGEVLDLYAGVGLFSAALAAAGRSEITAVEGDRAGGADLRENARPHAPRLKARIQRVEDYLSARAAHREVTIVIDPPRTGLSKEAADRLLRQRPARIVYVSCDPATLARDARKMLDAGYRLEGVRAFDLFPNTPHVETLAVFIRA comes from the coding sequence ATGAGCCTTGCCGAAGGGCAGGAGGTCGCGCTCGTCATCGAGAAGCCGGCGGCCGGCGGGCGGATGATCGCGCGGCATCTCGGCCAGGTCGTGCTCGTGCGCGGCGCGATCCCCGGCGAGCGGGTGCGCGCGTGGATCGAACGCGCGGAAAGGCAGATGGCCTTCGCGGTGACGCGCGAGGTCGTCGAGCCGTCGCCCGATCGGCGGCCCTCCGGACCCGACCCGCTCTGCGGCGGCGCGCTCTACTCTCACATTCGCTACGACCGGCAGCTCGCGATCAAATCCGACGTGATTCGCGATGCGTTTGCCCGGCTCGGGCGTCACCCGATCGAGAACGCGGTGTCCGTAGCCGGCTCCCCTGAAGAGGGCTACCGCATGCGGGCGCGGTTCCACGTCCGCGCCGGACGCGCCGGCTTCTATCGCGAGGGCACGCACGAGTTGTGCGATGCCGGCGGGACGCATCAACTCGGCGACGCCGCGGTCTCGGCAGTGACGGCCCTCGCCGAGGCGCTGGAACGTGACACGGCCGGGGCGGTGACCTCCATCGCGGTGACGGAGAACATCGCCGCCACCGAGCGGGCGGTTCATCTCGATCTCGCGCCGGGCGCGCGGCCGACCACGGCGTCGCTGGAGCGGCACGCCGCCGCCGCCGGCCTGCGCGGCATCAGCGCACGTACCGCCGCCGGCGAAGCGCTCGTCGCAGGCGATCCCATCGTCCGGGATCCGCTCTCCGCGCTCGTCGCAGACGACGCCAGCGGTGCAGTCCTCCAGCGTCACGCGGAGTCGTTCTTTCAGGGCAACCGCTTTCTGCTGCGGGACCTGGTGACGGCCGTAGTCGGCGCCGTTCCGGACGACGGCGAGGTGCTCGACTTGTATGCCGGCGTAGGACTGTTCTCCGCCGCACTGGCGGCGGCGGGGCGATCGGAGATCACGGCGGTGGAAGGGGATCGTGCCGGCGGGGCGGACCTGCGCGAGAACGCACGTCCTCACGCACCGCGTCTGAAGGCACGCATTCAACGCGTCGAGGACTACCTGAGCGCGCGCGCCGCGCACCGTGAAGTGACGATCGTGATCGATCCGCCGCGAACCGGCCTGTCGAAGGAGGCAGCCGATCGGCTGCTCCGTCAGCGGCCGGCCCGGATCGTCTACGTCTCGTGCGATCCGGCGACGCTGGCCCGCGATGCCCGCAAGATGCTCGACGCGGGCTATCGTCTGGAGGGCGTGCGCGCGTTCGACCTCTTCCCGAACACGCCGCACGTCGAGACCCTCGCCGTGTTCATCCGCGCCTAG